From a region of the Castor canadensis chromosome 7, mCasCan1.hap1v2, whole genome shotgun sequence genome:
- the Utf1 gene encoding undifferentiated embryonic cell transcription factor 1, translating into MLLRPRRPPPLAPPSPPSSDAELRPAEDVPGSPLGGVLGSPPGGPTTPGALAEPGSPRSPVSPGSAQRTPWSARETELLLGTLLQPTVWRSLLLDRRQALPTYRRVSAALARQQVRRTPAQCRRRYKFLKDKLRDAEGQPPGPYDEQIRELMGLLGDNGRRRARRRPSGPGRPHRGRRLAPVASAPAPAPAPAPDEPGVAPQPAARYPDADPAGALRFSRSTPKSADACRAPGSPAPTALCALATESRRAPGSPPPPPPDLHPTPENPDAPPGVPEDRAPPQAAVPSLNAALLQTLTHLGDIVAVLGPLRDQLMTLNQHVEQLRGSFDQTVSLAVGFILGSAAAERGVLGDPR; encoded by the exons ATGCTGCTCCGGCCCCGACGGCCGCCCCCGCTCGCGCCCCCGTCGCCGCCTAGCTCCGACGCCGAGCTGCGGCCGGCCGAGGACGTCCCGGGGTCCCCGCTCGGGGGCGTCCTGGGGTCCCCACCCGGGGGTCCCACCACGCCGGGTGCGCTGGCGGAGCCCGGGTCGCCCAGGTCTCCCGTGTCCCCGGGCTCGGCGCAGCGCACGCCTTGGAGCGCCCGGGAGACGGAGCTGCTGCTGGGCACGCTGCTGCAGCCGACCGTGTGGCGCTCGCTGCTGCTGGACCGCCGCCAAGCGCTGCCCACCTACCGCCGCGTGTCGGCCGCGCTGGCCCGCCAGCAAGTGCGGCGCACACCCGCGCAGTGCCGCCGCCGCTACAAGTTCCTCAAGGACAAGCTCCGCGACGCCGAGGGTCAGCCGCCCGGGCCCTACGATGAGCAGATCCGCGAGCTCATGGGGCTGCTGGGCGACAACGGGCGCAGACGAGCGCGCCGCCGCCCCTCCGGACCTGGGCGCCCCCACCGCGGCCGTCGACTGGCCCCCGTCGCGTCtgcgcccgcgcccgcgcccgcgccgGCCCCAGACGAGCCAG GTGTGGCGCCCCAGCCGGCTGCCCGGTACCCTGACGCCGACCCCGCCGGCGCGCTCAGGTTCAGCCGGTCCACGCCGAAGTCTGCGGACGCCTGCCGCGCCCCCGGCTCCCCCGCCCCAACCGCTCTCTGCGCCCTCGCCACTGAATCCCGCCGCGCCCCCGGCTccccaccgccgccgccgccagaCCTGCACCCCACCCCGGAGAACCCCGATGCGCCGCCCGGCGTCCCCGAAGACCGCGCGCCACCGCAAGCCGCCGTCCCGTCGCTGAACGCCGCGCTACTGCAGACCCTGACGCACCTGGGCGACATAGTGGCCGTCCTGGGCCCCCTGCGCGACCAACTGATGACACTGAACCAGCACGTGGAGCAGCTGCGGGGCTCCTTCGACCAGACCGTGTCCCTAGCCGTGGGCTTCATTCTAGGCAGTGCGGCTGCCGAGCGGGGCGTCCTGGGGGACCCGCGCTAA
- the Ventx gene encoding homeobox protein VENTX: MPPSALPGGHRPSSFCSVDWLSQSSCSGPRQGSSNKNPSQMDIQKDKLSELVVGQTPVAGLNKEPDTTRTPRVRTAFTTEQVSALESSFQQHQYLGPLERRKLAREMQLSEVQIKTWFQNRRMKHKRQMQDSQLNVPFSGPLCTSLHTPFSSPPGSSRQLPFPWAPLPGPQALMLPSGSFWGLCQVEQTPLASAWASGQGQPLTYQFPDPGSQVHTLGPALSGEPWGLCALPKIKGAF, from the exons ATGCCTCCCTCTGCCCTACCTGGTGGCCACAGACCTTCCAGCTTTTGCTCAGTGGACTGGCTTTCCCAGAGCAGCTGCTCAGGCCCACGCCAGGGGTCTAGCAACAAGAATCCCTCTCAGATGGACATCCAGAAGGACAAGCTTTCAGAGCTGGTTGTGGGACAGACACCTGTGGCTG ggCTGAACAAGGAGCCGGACACTACACGCACGCCCCGCGTCCGCACAGCCTTCACCACAGAGCAGGTCAGCGCCTTGGAGAGCTCCTTCCAGCAGCACCAATACCTGGGCCCCCTGGAGCGGAGGAAGCTGGCCCGGGAGATGCAGCTGTCTGAGGTGCAG ATAAAAACATGGTTTCAGAATCGCCGAATGAAACACAAACGCCAAATGCAGGACTCCCAGCTGAATGTCCCCTTCTCTGGGCCTCTCTGCACATCCCTGCACACTCCCTTCTCATCTCCCCCAGGCAGTAGTCGGCAACTACCATTCCCTTGGGCACCACTGCCGGGGCCCCAGGCTCTGATGCTCCCCTCTGGCTCCTTCTGGGGTCTCTGCCAAGTGGAACAAACCCCTCTGGCCTCTGCATGGGCTTCAGGCCAAGGACAACCTTTGACATACCAATTCCCAGACCCTGGCAGCCAGGTGCACACACTGGGACCAGCCTTGTCTGGGGAACCCTGGGGCCTGTGTGCTCTGCCAAAGATCAAGGGTGCCTTTTGA